The genomic DNA GTTGAAATATATATAAAGTAAGGTAAAACAGTGTAAAATTATAATTTTAAATAAGGAGGACTGATTATGTCAAAAGAAGAAACTAAACTATATCTTGATGATGAGGAAACAGGACTTTCCAGAGAAACAAGCCATCCGAATTTCACAGAGCATTTCAGCGAAGAATTTTATTATGATTGTGTGGATGATGAGTCGCCGTTTGGAAATGATAATGGTGCGGATACTCTTTACGAACTTGAGGATTTATTTAAAAGCGGGGATTATGAAGGTAAAATACTCGGGCTTCCTAAAAAAATAGTATCAGTTGTATGGGATTTTCATTATTTGGAGCCTGATAATTTCAGCAAGAAAAAATTAGCTGATCTTATAGAAGAAGATGAATTTTCTCTGATTGCTACAGATCAGGTAATAATTGCCGTGGCATTAGG from Sebaldella termitidis ATCC 33386 includes the following:
- a CDS encoding WGR domain-containing protein, coding for MSKEETKLYLDDEETGLSRETSHPNFTEHFSEEFYYDCVDDESPFGNDNGADTLYELEDLFKSGDYEGKILGLPKKIVSVVWDFHYLEPDNFSKKKLADLIEEDEFSLIATDQVIIAVALGEIKITGKIEPKLKELALKAMKRQKIVFELLGYEGSGTYDKIMSDLESFENK